The following proteins come from a genomic window of Puntigrus tetrazona isolate hp1 chromosome 15, ASM1883169v1, whole genome shotgun sequence:
- the mrpl44 gene encoding 39S ribosomal protein L44, mitochondrial: MAACRALVSRAVLPLHLHHASRGVMLTHVREKKRWMKAYTLIMERKRKMEGPPPPKPRSRQPNFDYHAEVEAFGARLQESFSLELLKTAFVNACYLRSEEERRRALGLDLETTALNLQDNSELCVRGQRFTKGFLSDWCRGSFPNLPDEGVADIVGHLTGSEVMCHVARNLAVEDLTMSAEFPVPDETLQGTFFAVIGALEQSSGPVRAGLFIRDFLVTQLIGKDLFDLWKVVDPMGLLVKELTRKGTALPEPRLIRSAGASTVLPLYFVGLYSDRKLLAQGPGETVLAAEEEAARVALRKLYGFTENRRPWDFTAPREQLQRPSAQAITSG, encoded by the exons ATGGCGGCGTGCAGGGCGCTCGTGAGTCGCGCTGTGTTACCTCTGCATTTGCATCATGCTTCCAGAGGAGTGATGCTCACACATgtcagagagaagaagagatggATGAAGGCTTATACGCTCATCatggagaggaagagaaaaatgGAGGGGCCTCCACCTCCAAAGCCACG CTCCCGGCAGCCAAACTTTGATTATCACGCTGAAGTGGAGGCCTTCGGTGCCCGACTGCAGGAGAGTTTCTCTCTGGAGCTTCTGAAGACGGCGTTTGTGAACGCGTGTTACCTGCGGtctgaggaggagaggaggCGAGCACTGGGCCTTGATTTGGAGACGACCGCCCTTAACCTGCAAGACAATAGCGAGCTGTGCGTGCGCGGACAAAGGTTTACAAAG GGTTTCCTCAGTGACTGGTGCAGGGGAAGCTTTCCCAACTTGCCTGACGAAGGTGTGGCTGACATCGTAGGCCACCTGacagggtcagaggtcatgtgTCACGTCGCACGGAACCTTGCAGTGGAGGATTTGACGATGAGTGCAGAGTTTCCTGTTCCCGATGAAACCCTGCAAGGAACGTTCTTCGCTGTGATTGGTGCTCTGGAGCAGAGCAGTGGGCCTGTGAGAGCCGGACTTTTCATTAGA GATTTCCTGGTGACCCAGCTGATAGGGAAAGATCTGTTTGACTTGTGGAAAGTGGTTGATCCCATGGGGCTGCTGGTTAAAGAACTGACCCGTAAAGGTACAGCTCTACCTGAGCCCCGTCTCATCCGGTCTGCCGGCGCCAGTACTGTCCTTCCTCTCTATTTCGTCGGGCTTTACAG tgacCGTAAGCTGCTGGCTCAGGGTCCAGGCGAGACTGTTCTGGCAGCAGAAGAGGAGGCAGCTCGCGTGGCTCTGAGGAAACTCTACGGCTTCACTGAGAACCGCAGGCCGTGGGACTTCACTGCCCCCCGCGAGCAGCTCCAGAGGCCCAGCGCACAGGCTATTACCAGCGGATAA
- the mffa gene encoding LOW QUALITY PROTEIN: mitochondrial fission factor homolog B (The sequence of the model RefSeq protein was modified relative to this genomic sequence to represent the inferred CDS: inserted 2 bases in 1 codon), translating to MNGAAFPSPTAEMAEMNRIHYELEYTEGISQRMRIPEQLKVAPYESEGQDLPEHETLHTAMMHVPERIVIAGDSDDMQFPRDLDLIQSTTLESTLSLKTPPRVLTLNERPIDFLEMEQSSSTGHPNEEVRTQSRSRRERSVSENTGVHHNGQLARNESMGMTPSPSAALRTALVPLGGAEDGNNLFSARGVLSFIQSTTRRAYQQVLEVLDENQRSKPSLRGGSTXLSNPQHDNRHALATLDSTLEAGADDMAVVDATSLRRQIVKLNRRLQLLEEENKERVKREMVMYSITVAFWLINSWVWFRR from the exons ATGAACGGAGCGGCCTTTCCCTCTCCCACAGCCGAGATGGCGGAGATGAACCGGATCCACTATGAGCTGGAGTACACAGAAGGCATCAGTCAGAGAATGCGTATTCCTGAGCAGCTCAAAGTGGCTCCGTACGAGTCTGAAGGACAGGATCTTCCAGAGCATGAGACCCTCCACACGGCAATGATGCACGTTCCCGAGAGAATCGTGATAGCAG GAGACAGCGATGACATGCAGTTTCCCAGAGATCTAGACCTCATCCAGTCCACCACGCTGGAGTCAACGCTGTCCCTCAAGACACCACCTCGGGTCCTGACGCTCAATGAAAGGCCCATCGACTTCCTTGAAATGGAGCAGTCGAGCTCCACCGGTCACCCCAATGAAGAA GTGCGCACGCAATCCAGGTCACGTAGAGAGCGCTCGGTCAGCGAGAACACGGGCGTGCATCACAATGGCCAGCTCGCCAGAAACGAGTCCAT GGG TATGACTCCCTCCCCCTCTGCTGCATTGCGCACTGCATTGGTTCCTCTCGGTGGGGCCGAGGATGGCAATAACCTCTTCAGCGCCCGCGGCGTCCTTTCCTTCATCCAGTCCACCACACGCCGGGCCTACCAGCAGGTCCTGGAGGTCCTGGACGAGAACCAGCGCAG CAAGCCATCTCTTAGAGGGGGTTCAAC TCTCTCTAACCCTCAGCATGACAACAG GCATGCCCTGGCCACGCTGGACTCGACTCTGGAGGCAGGAGCAGACGACATGGCCGTTGTGGATGCCACTTCTCTACGTAGACAG ATTGTCAAGCTGAACCGACGTTTGCAGCTTTTGGAGGAGGAGAACAAAGAGAGAGTCAAGCGAGAAATGGTCATGTATTCCATCACTGTAGCTTTCTGGCTTATCAACAGCTGGGTTTGGTTCCGTCGCTGA